The proteins below are encoded in one region of Scleropages formosus chromosome 19, fSclFor1.1, whole genome shotgun sequence:
- the usp30 gene encoding ubiquitin carboxyl-terminal hydrolase 30 isoform X2 — protein sequence MPWYRAEDTDKFVREFLRSGSAVRNKMMKNWGVIGGIAAAMAAGVYVLWGPIAERKKRKKGTVPGLLNLGNTCFMNSLLQGLAACPSFVRWLEEFTNRSGAEQSHNSSEREREPRLSRTLLQLLQALSSHEPGEDDVLDAGCLLEVLRLYRWQISSFEEQDAHELFHVLTSSLEEERDQQPKVTHLFDMRSLECVPEASQWSMSCRSRGPLHPLPSPWKSQHPFHGRLTSNMACKRCEQQSPVHYDSFDSLSLSIPPAPWGRPVTLDHCLQHFISSETIKEVECENCTKKAGKSSGQTVESQRSTFIKQLRLGKLPQCLCIHLQRLTWSSEGTPIKKQEHVQFSEYLSMDCYKHCASGQRSLWPLCTSRTVSSGGQVDVQEKKPANGTDSEHCNNKKPLSNGTCSSVFLHTPALSPPFTLTYDHSSSAYLFRLTAVLVHHGDMHSGHFVTYRRCPPSPRSSSPFSTHWLWVSDDSVRKASLQEVLASNAYLLFYERVRPATPGPEGQDRAT from the exons ATGCCGTGGTACAGAGCGGAGGACACGGACAAGTTCGTTCGGGAGTTTCTGCGGAGCGGCTCTGCGGTGAG GAACAAGATGATGAAAAACTGGGGAGTCATTGGCGGAATCGCAGCAGCCATGGCGGCTGGAGTCTACGTTCTCTGGGGCCCTATAGCGGAAAGGAAGAAGCGAAAGAAAG GGACAGTGCCTGGACTTTTGAATCTGGGGAACACCTGCTTCATGAACTCTCTGCTCCAGGGTCTGGCAGCCTGCCCGTCCTTTGTCAGGTGGCTGGAGGAGTTCACCAACAGGAGCGGCGCTGAGCAGAGCCACAACAgcagtgagagggagagggagcccCGACTCTCCCGCAccctcctgcagctccttcagg CGCTGTCCAGCCACGAACCAGGTGAGGATGATGTTCTCGATGCAGGGTGTCTTCTGGAAGTCCTTCGGCTCTATAGGTGGCAGATCAGCTCCTTTGAGGAACAG GATGCCCACGAGCTCTTCCACGTTCTTACCTCCTCTCTGGAGGAGGAGCGAGACCAGCAGCCTAAGGTCACCCATCTGTTTGACATGCGGTCCCTGGAG tgtGTCCCGGAGGCTAGCCAGTGGAGCATGAGTTGCAGGAGTCGAG GCCCCCTCCACCCACTGCCCAGTCCCTGGAAGTCCCAGCATCCTTTTCACGGGCGCCTGACAAGCAACATGGCCTGTAAGCGCTGTGAGCAGCAG AGTCCGGTGCACTACGATTCGTTTGACAGCCTGTCTCTGTCCATTCCCCCAGCACCATGG GGCCGACCTGTGACACTGGACCACTGTCTCCAGCACTTCATCTCTTCGGAGACCATCAAAGAGGTGGAGTGTGAGAACTGCACCAAA AAAGCAGGAAAGTCCAGTGGACAGACAGTCGAAAGCCAGAGGAGCACTTTTATCAAACAACTGAGACTGGGAAAG CTCCCGCAGTGTCTGTGTATACACCTCCAAAGGCTCACGTGGTCCAGCGAGGGTACCCCAATCAAGAAGCAGGAGCATGTCCAGTTCTCAGAGTACCTGTCCATGGACTGCTACAAGCACTGTGCCTCAGGCCAGAGGTCACTGTGGCCCCTGTGCACCTCCAGGACAGTCTCCAGTGGTGGTCAGGTGGATGTTCAGGAGAAGAAGCCTGCCAATGGCACAG ACTCTGAACACTGTAACAACAAGAAGCCGCTGTCGAACGGAACCTGCTcctctgtttttctccacaCCCCAGCTCTAAGTCCTCCATTCACACTGACCTATGACCACAG TTCGTCGGCGTACCTCTTCCGGCTGACGGCTGTGCTGGTGCACCACGGGGATATGCATTCAGGCCACTTTGTGACGTACCGCCGCTGCCCCCCCTCACCCCGCTCCAGCTCGCCCTTCAGCACCCACTGGCTCTGGGTGTCAGACGACTCAGTGCGCAAGGCATCTCTGCAAGAAGTGCTCGCTTCCAATGCCTACCTGCTGTTCTATGAAAGGGTGAGACCTGCTACACCTGGGCCAGAAGGACAGGACAGGGCCACTTAG
- the usp30 gene encoding ubiquitin carboxyl-terminal hydrolase 30 isoform X3, giving the protein MPWYRAEDTDKFVREFLRSGSAVRNKMMKNWGVIGGIAAAMAAGVYVLWGPIAERKKRKKVPGLLNLGNTCFMNSLLQGLAACPSFVRWLEEFTNRSGAEQSHNSSEREREPRLSRTLLQLLQALSSHEPGEDDVLDAGCLLEVLRLYRWQISSFEEQDAHELFHVLTSSLEEERDQQPKVTHLFDMRSLECVPEASQWSMSCRSRGPLHPLPSPWKSQHPFHGRLTSNMACKRCEQQSPVHYDSFDSLSLSIPPAPWGRPVTLDHCLQHFISSETIKEVECENCTKIQKAGKSSGQTVESQRSTFIKQLRLGKLPQCLCIHLQRLTWSSEGTPIKKQEHVQFSEYLSMDCYKHCASGQRSLWPLCTSRTVSSGGQVDVQEKKPANGTDSEHCNNKKPLSNGTCSSVFLHTPALSPPFTLTYDHSSSAYLFRLTAVLVHHGDMHSGHFVTYRRCPPSPRSSSPFSTHWLWVSDDSVRKASLQEVLASNAYLLFYERVRPATPGPEGQDRAT; this is encoded by the exons ATGCCGTGGTACAGAGCGGAGGACACGGACAAGTTCGTTCGGGAGTTTCTGCGGAGCGGCTCTGCGGTGAG GAACAAGATGATGAAAAACTGGGGAGTCATTGGCGGAATCGCAGCAGCCATGGCGGCTGGAGTCTACGTTCTCTGGGGCCCTATAGCGGAAAGGAAGAAGCGAAAGAAAG TGCCTGGACTTTTGAATCTGGGGAACACCTGCTTCATGAACTCTCTGCTCCAGGGTCTGGCAGCCTGCCCGTCCTTTGTCAGGTGGCTGGAGGAGTTCACCAACAGGAGCGGCGCTGAGCAGAGCCACAACAgcagtgagagggagagggagcccCGACTCTCCCGCAccctcctgcagctccttcagg CGCTGTCCAGCCACGAACCAGGTGAGGATGATGTTCTCGATGCAGGGTGTCTTCTGGAAGTCCTTCGGCTCTATAGGTGGCAGATCAGCTCCTTTGAGGAACAG GATGCCCACGAGCTCTTCCACGTTCTTACCTCCTCTCTGGAGGAGGAGCGAGACCAGCAGCCTAAGGTCACCCATCTGTTTGACATGCGGTCCCTGGAG tgtGTCCCGGAGGCTAGCCAGTGGAGCATGAGTTGCAGGAGTCGAG GCCCCCTCCACCCACTGCCCAGTCCCTGGAAGTCCCAGCATCCTTTTCACGGGCGCCTGACAAGCAACATGGCCTGTAAGCGCTGTGAGCAGCAG AGTCCGGTGCACTACGATTCGTTTGACAGCCTGTCTCTGTCCATTCCCCCAGCACCATGG GGCCGACCTGTGACACTGGACCACTGTCTCCAGCACTTCATCTCTTCGGAGACCATCAAAGAGGTGGAGTGTGAGAACTGCACCAAA ATCCAGAAAGCAGGAAAGTCCAGTGGACAGACAGTCGAAAGCCAGAGGAGCACTTTTATCAAACAACTGAGACTGGGAAAG CTCCCGCAGTGTCTGTGTATACACCTCCAAAGGCTCACGTGGTCCAGCGAGGGTACCCCAATCAAGAAGCAGGAGCATGTCCAGTTCTCAGAGTACCTGTCCATGGACTGCTACAAGCACTGTGCCTCAGGCCAGAGGTCACTGTGGCCCCTGTGCACCTCCAGGACAGTCTCCAGTGGTGGTCAGGTGGATGTTCAGGAGAAGAAGCCTGCCAATGGCACAG ACTCTGAACACTGTAACAACAAGAAGCCGCTGTCGAACGGAACCTGCTcctctgtttttctccacaCCCCAGCTCTAAGTCCTCCATTCACACTGACCTATGACCACAG TTCGTCGGCGTACCTCTTCCGGCTGACGGCTGTGCTGGTGCACCACGGGGATATGCATTCAGGCCACTTTGTGACGTACCGCCGCTGCCCCCCCTCACCCCGCTCCAGCTCGCCCTTCAGCACCCACTGGCTCTGGGTGTCAGACGACTCAGTGCGCAAGGCATCTCTGCAAGAAGTGCTCGCTTCCAATGCCTACCTGCTGTTCTATGAAAGGGTGAGACCTGCTACACCTGGGCCAGAAGGACAGGACAGGGCCACTTAG
- the LOC108932554 gene encoding uracil-DNA glycosylase-like: MIGQKTINNFFSPVAKKRTSSRRNEGDASDSEAPPKKVKVEVGRESATCQSNPSSRPPLQGLRYNNVPHGFGESWRKALSAEFDKPYFTNVMSFVSEERKKHSVYPPTHQVFTWTQMCPIRDVKVVILGQDPYHGPNQAHGLCFSVQKSVPSPPSLVNMYKELATDVEGFKHPGHGDLTGWAKQGVLLLNAVLTVRAHQANSHKDKGWEKFTDSVVQWLSTNLHGLVFMLWGSYAQKKGATIDRRRHHVLQGVHPSPLSAHRGFFGCKHFSKTNELLTRSGKRPIDWKAL, from the exons ATGATTGGACAGAAAACTATAAACAATTTCTTTTCCCCTGTGGCTAAGAAAAGGACATCTTCTCGGCGAAACGAAGGAGATGCAAGTGACAGC GAAGCTCCACCAAAGAAGGTCAAAGTGGAAGTCGGCAGGGAGTCGGCCACCTGTCAATCAAATCCCAGTTCCCGCCCACCGTTGCAAGGGCTGCGATACAACAACGTACCGCATGGCTTCGGGGAGAGCTGGAGAAAGGCGCTGAGTGCAGAATTTGACAAGCCTTATTTCACAAAT GTGATGTCCTTCGTTTCAGAAGAAAGGAAGAAGCACAGTGTCTATCCCCCCACTCACCAGGTTTTTACCTGGACGCAGATGTGTCCCATCAGAGAT GTGAAAGTGGTCATACTCGGTCAAGACCCATACCATGGTCCCAACCAGGCACATGGGCTGTGTTTTAGTGTGCAGAAGTCTGTTCCATCCCCACCAAG tttggtgAACATGTACAAGGAATTGGCTACAGATGTTGAAGGCTTCAAGCACCCTGGACATGGTGATCTCACAGGGTGGGCCAAACAAG GTGTCCTGCTTCTCAACGCAGTGCTGACAGTTCGAGCACATCAGGCAAACTCCCACAAAGATAAGGGCTGGGAGAAGTTCACTGATTCTGTAGTGCAGTGGCTCAGCACCAATCTCCATGGTCTGGTCTTTATGCTGTGGGGGTCCTATGCCCAGAAGAAGGGTGCTACCATTGACAGG AGACGACACCATGTTCTGCAGGGGGTTCACCCTTCACCCCTGTCTGCTCACCGTGGTTTCTTCGGATGCAAACACTTCTCAAAGACCAATGAGCTGCTAACAAGATCTGGAAAAAGACCGATAGACTGGAAGGCCCTCTGA
- the usp30 gene encoding ubiquitin carboxyl-terminal hydrolase 30 isoform X1, which produces MPWYRAEDTDKFVREFLRSGSAVRNKMMKNWGVIGGIAAAMAAGVYVLWGPIAERKKRKKGTVPGLLNLGNTCFMNSLLQGLAACPSFVRWLEEFTNRSGAEQSHNSSEREREPRLSRTLLQLLQALSSHEPGEDDVLDAGCLLEVLRLYRWQISSFEEQDAHELFHVLTSSLEEERDQQPKVTHLFDMRSLECVPEASQWSMSCRSRGPLHPLPSPWKSQHPFHGRLTSNMACKRCEQQSPVHYDSFDSLSLSIPPAPWGRPVTLDHCLQHFISSETIKEVECENCTKIQKAGKSSGQTVESQRSTFIKQLRLGKLPQCLCIHLQRLTWSSEGTPIKKQEHVQFSEYLSMDCYKHCASGQRSLWPLCTSRTVSSGGQVDVQEKKPANGTDSEHCNNKKPLSNGTCSSVFLHTPALSPPFTLTYDHSSSAYLFRLTAVLVHHGDMHSGHFVTYRRCPPSPRSSSPFSTHWLWVSDDSVRKASLQEVLASNAYLLFYERVRPATPGPEGQDRAT; this is translated from the exons ATGCCGTGGTACAGAGCGGAGGACACGGACAAGTTCGTTCGGGAGTTTCTGCGGAGCGGCTCTGCGGTGAG GAACAAGATGATGAAAAACTGGGGAGTCATTGGCGGAATCGCAGCAGCCATGGCGGCTGGAGTCTACGTTCTCTGGGGCCCTATAGCGGAAAGGAAGAAGCGAAAGAAAG GGACAGTGCCTGGACTTTTGAATCTGGGGAACACCTGCTTCATGAACTCTCTGCTCCAGGGTCTGGCAGCCTGCCCGTCCTTTGTCAGGTGGCTGGAGGAGTTCACCAACAGGAGCGGCGCTGAGCAGAGCCACAACAgcagtgagagggagagggagcccCGACTCTCCCGCAccctcctgcagctccttcagg CGCTGTCCAGCCACGAACCAGGTGAGGATGATGTTCTCGATGCAGGGTGTCTTCTGGAAGTCCTTCGGCTCTATAGGTGGCAGATCAGCTCCTTTGAGGAACAG GATGCCCACGAGCTCTTCCACGTTCTTACCTCCTCTCTGGAGGAGGAGCGAGACCAGCAGCCTAAGGTCACCCATCTGTTTGACATGCGGTCCCTGGAG tgtGTCCCGGAGGCTAGCCAGTGGAGCATGAGTTGCAGGAGTCGAG GCCCCCTCCACCCACTGCCCAGTCCCTGGAAGTCCCAGCATCCTTTTCACGGGCGCCTGACAAGCAACATGGCCTGTAAGCGCTGTGAGCAGCAG AGTCCGGTGCACTACGATTCGTTTGACAGCCTGTCTCTGTCCATTCCCCCAGCACCATGG GGCCGACCTGTGACACTGGACCACTGTCTCCAGCACTTCATCTCTTCGGAGACCATCAAAGAGGTGGAGTGTGAGAACTGCACCAAA ATCCAGAAAGCAGGAAAGTCCAGTGGACAGACAGTCGAAAGCCAGAGGAGCACTTTTATCAAACAACTGAGACTGGGAAAG CTCCCGCAGTGTCTGTGTATACACCTCCAAAGGCTCACGTGGTCCAGCGAGGGTACCCCAATCAAGAAGCAGGAGCATGTCCAGTTCTCAGAGTACCTGTCCATGGACTGCTACAAGCACTGTGCCTCAGGCCAGAGGTCACTGTGGCCCCTGTGCACCTCCAGGACAGTCTCCAGTGGTGGTCAGGTGGATGTTCAGGAGAAGAAGCCTGCCAATGGCACAG ACTCTGAACACTGTAACAACAAGAAGCCGCTGTCGAACGGAACCTGCTcctctgtttttctccacaCCCCAGCTCTAAGTCCTCCATTCACACTGACCTATGACCACAG TTCGTCGGCGTACCTCTTCCGGCTGACGGCTGTGCTGGTGCACCACGGGGATATGCATTCAGGCCACTTTGTGACGTACCGCCGCTGCCCCCCCTCACCCCGCTCCAGCTCGCCCTTCAGCACCCACTGGCTCTGGGTGTCAGACGACTCAGTGCGCAAGGCATCTCTGCAAGAAGTGCTCGCTTCCAATGCCTACCTGCTGTTCTATGAAAGGGTGAGACCTGCTACACCTGGGCCAGAAGGACAGGACAGGGCCACTTAG
- the alkbh2 gene encoding DNA oxidative demethylase ALKBH2 translates to MDPFVRQPKGMIGKEDSDEENENPRKKFKVLDEGNEEDEGSIMVEFSDPLPWQKIEAEGLDCDYALLFSRQKADELFKQLEEEVQYFTGEKAKVQVFGKFHDIPRKQATYGDPGLMYSFSGVYHLARPWTPTLEYVRDAVTRATGYTFNFVLVNRYKDGRDHIGEHRDDEKELDPNCPIASVSFGAARDFVFRHRESRGQRTHCRIDPVKLELTHGSLLLMNYPTNTYWYHSVPVRRRVLAPRINLTFRRIIMNSKH, encoded by the exons ATGGATCCATTTGTGAGGCAACCAAAAGGGATGATAGGGAAGGAGGACAGTGATGAAGAGAATGAAAACCcgagaaaaaaattcaaagtccTTGATGAAGGGaatgaggaagatgaaggcTCCATCATGGTGGAGTTTTCGGATCCTCTGCCTTGGCAGAAGATTGAGGCGGAGGGGTTGGACTGTGACTATGCGCTGCTCTTTTCCAGACAGAAAGCAGATGAGCTTTTTAAGCAACTGGAGGAAGAagtacaatatttcacag GTGAAAAGGCCAAGGTCCAAGTGTTTGGTAAGTTTCATGATATTCCGCGGAAGCAGGCAACTTATGGGGACCCAGGGCTGATGTACTCGTTTTCTGGGGTGTATCACTTGGCGAGACCATGGACCCCTACACTGGAGTACGTTCGTGATGCTGTTACCAGAGCGACTGGATATACCTTCAACTTTGTCCTTGTGAACAG GTATAAAGATGGGCGAGACCACATTGGGGAACATCGTGACGATGAGAAGGAGCTGGACCCCAATTGTCCTATTGCCTCTGTGTCTTTTGGGGCGGCACGAGACTTTGTGTTTCGGCACCGGGAGTCACGTGGCCAGCGGACACACTGCCGCATTGACCCGGTAAAGTTGGAGCTGACCCACGGCAGCCTTCTGCTCATGAACTATCCGACCAACACGTACTGGTACCATAGCGTGCCAGTGCGCAGGAGAGTCCTGGCACCACGCATTAACCTCACCTTCAGGCGCATCATAATGAATAGTAAGCATTAA